A stretch of the Salminus brasiliensis chromosome 19, fSalBra1.hap2, whole genome shotgun sequence genome encodes the following:
- the usb1 gene encoding U6 snRNA phosphodiesterase 1 isoform X2 — MFQDTEERHVDDCLEHGGRQRSFQHERGNWATYVYLPYEPEDVFLELLDGLRVSAAAHGVSLTLAGEFHVSVSKTVVLRHHWIQPVVQSLRAGLAPCRSFVCLADKLKVYSNDEKTRTFLGMEISIGCTQLLEIVKRVDATMEEFNLSTFYKDPSFHVSLAWCVGDLTEKLQGACLSELQSLVDGHEDGPFQIRLSCKELRCKTGNKVFLFPLQ, encoded by the exons ATGTTTCAGGACACTGAGGAGCGGCATGTGGACGACTGTTTGGAGCATGGAGGACGGCAGCGGTCCTTCCAGCACGAGCGCGGCAACTGGGCCACTTACGTTTATTTACCAT ATGAGCCCGAAGACGTTTTCCTGGAGTTACTGGACGGGCTGAGGGTCAGTGCTGCGGCTCATGGCGTGTCCCTCACCCTGGCAGGAGAGTTCCATGTCAGTGTCTCCAAAACGGTGGTTCTGCGACACCACTGGATCCAGCCAGTGGTGCAGTCTCTGCGTGCAGGCCTGGCACCATGCAGGAG TTTTGTGTGTCTAGCAGATAAGCTGAAGGTGTACTccaatgatgaaaaaacaag GACCTTTCTAGGAATGGAGATCTCCATAGGCTGCACACAACTACTGGAGATAGTGAAGAGAGTGGATGCGACCATGGAGGAGTTTAACCTCAGCACTTTCTacaag GATCCATCGTTTCATGTGAGCCTGGCCTGGTGCGTTGGTGACCTCACTGAGAAGCTACAGGGCGCATGTTTATCAGAGTTGCAG AGTCTCGTGGACGGCCATGAAGACGGACCCTTTCAGATAAGGCTGAGTTGCAAGGAGCTCCGCTGCAAAACCGGGAACAAGGTTTTTCTGTTCCCTCTGCAGTGA
- the pla2g15 gene encoding lysosomal phospholipase A and acyltransferase, whose translation MVCLARVLLGSVQLCLLLPLLLRLLLPLASCVPVKCSGPKRCSDRPPVVLIPGDLGNQLEAKLDKPSVVHYICYKKTDEYFTLWLNLELLVPVAIDCWIDNMRLIYNSTTHLTEGPPGVDVRVPGFGKTFGLEYLDPSKRSVGMYFFTIVQAMVEWGYTRDEDVRGAPYDWRKAPNENKEYFLNLQNMIEDMAKTYGGPVVLIAHSMGNMYTLYFLNQQPQAWKDKYIKAFVSLGPPWAGVAKTLRVMASGDNNRIPVISPLKIRSQQRTAVSTAWLFPYAHTWPSDMVLVSTPSANYTVKDYQHFFKDIGYEDGWSMREDTEPLVSALEAPGVAVHCLYGTGIPTAQAYTYTTFPDAEPSTVVNGEGDGTVNMLSAVQCKRWKTQQKQPVRLLELPGNEHVAMLQNFTTVSYIKSVLFSP comes from the exons ATGGTTTGTTTGGCCCGGGTCCTTCTCGGTTCGGTCCAGCTCTGCCTGCTGCTCCCCCTGCTGCTCCGCCTGCTGCTCCCCCTCGCCTCCTGTGTGCCTGTGAAATGCTCCGGTCCGAAGCGCTGCTCGGACCGACCACCTGTAGTGCTGA TTCCAGGGGATCTAGGGAATCAGCTGGAGGCAAAGCTGGACAAGCCCAGTGTTGTCCACTACATCTGCTACAAGAAGACAGATGAGTACTTCACACTGTGGCTTAACTTGGAGCTGCTGGTGCCCGTGGCCATCGACTGCTGGATAGATAACATGAG GCTGATCTACAATAGCACCACTCATCTGACGGAAGGTCCTCCAGGTGTGGATGTCCGAGTGCCTGGCTTTGGGAAGACGTTCGGCCTGGAATATCTGGACCCAAGCAAACGCAGTGTGG GCATGTACTTCTTCACTATAGTGCAGGCAATGGTGGAGTGGGGTTATACCAGGGATGAAGATGTCCGAGGAGCGCCCTACGACTGGAGGAAAGCTCCAA ACGAGAATAAGGAGTACTTCTTAAACTTGCAGAACATGATTGAGGACATGGCGAAGACGTACGGGGGGCCGGTGGTTCTTATAGCTCATAGCATGGGCAACATGTACACACTGTACTTCCTCAACCAACAGCCACAAGCCTGGAAGGACAAATACATCAAAGCCTTTGTGTCTCTGGGTCCACCGTGGGCAGGTGTGGCCAAGACGCTGAGGGTCATGGCAAGCG GCGACAACAACCGCATTCCGGTCATCAGCCCGCTGAAGATCCGCTCCCAGCAGCGCACGGCCGTCTCCACTGCCTGGCTCTTCCCGTACGCCCACACCTGGCCCAGCGACATGGTCCTGGTCAGCACCCCCAGCGCCAACTACACAGTCAAGGACTATCAGCACTTCTTCAAGGACATTGGCTACGAGGACGGCTGGTCGATGCGGGAGGACACAGAGCCTTTGGTGAGCGCGCTGGAGGCCCCGGGGGTGGCCGTGCACTGCCTGTACGGGACGGGCATACCCACGGCGCAGGCCTACACCTACACGACGTTCCCAGACGCGGAGCCCAGCACGGTGGTGAACGGTGAGGGCGACGGAACGGTCAACATGCTCAGCGCCGTCCAGTGCAAGCGCTGGAAAACCCAGCAGAAGCAGCCAGTCCGGCTGCTGGAGTTGCCTGGAAACGAGCATGTGGCCATGCTCCAGAACTTCACCACCGTCTCCTACATTAAGTCTGTGCTGTTCTCCCCTTGA
- the usb1 gene encoding U6 snRNA phosphodiesterase 1 isoform X1, with product MLVNYSSSSEEEGEVVAGQSRKRQRPNGSDVSPRRRKRESTGGKDGTENRVVRDCVQEAVAGQASRLPLPSTLLDMFQDTEERHVDDCLEHGGRQRSFQHERGNWATYVYLPYEPEDVFLELLDGLRVSAAAHGVSLTLAGEFHVSVSKTVVLRHHWIQPVVQSLRAGLAPCRSFVCLADKLKVYSNDEKTRTFLGMEISIGCTQLLEIVKRVDATMEEFNLSTFYKDPSFHVSLAWCVGDLTEKLQGACLSELQSLVDGHEDGPFQIRLSCKELRCKTGNKVFLFPLQ from the exons atGCTGGTTAattacagcagcagctctgaagAGGAAGGTGAAGTTGTTGCTGGACAAAGCAGAAAGCGGCAAAGACCAAATGGCAGCGACGTCAGCCCCCGTCGTAGGAAAAGGGAGAGCACAGGAGGGAAAGACGGGACGGAGAACAG GGTGGTCAGGGATTGTGTGCAAGAGGCTGTTGCTGGTCAGGCGTCCCGACTACCCCTGCCCTCCACCCTGCTGGACATGTTTCAGGACACTGAGGAGCGGCATGTGGACGACTGTTTGGAGCATGGAGGACGGCAGCGGTCCTTCCAGCACGAGCGCGGCAACTGGGCCACTTACGTTTATTTACCAT ATGAGCCCGAAGACGTTTTCCTGGAGTTACTGGACGGGCTGAGGGTCAGTGCTGCGGCTCATGGCGTGTCCCTCACCCTGGCAGGAGAGTTCCATGTCAGTGTCTCCAAAACGGTGGTTCTGCGACACCACTGGATCCAGCCAGTGGTGCAGTCTCTGCGTGCAGGCCTGGCACCATGCAGGAG TTTTGTGTGTCTAGCAGATAAGCTGAAGGTGTACTccaatgatgaaaaaacaag GACCTTTCTAGGAATGGAGATCTCCATAGGCTGCACACAACTACTGGAGATAGTGAAGAGAGTGGATGCGACCATGGAGGAGTTTAACCTCAGCACTTTCTacaag GATCCATCGTTTCATGTGAGCCTGGCCTGGTGCGTTGGTGACCTCACTGAGAAGCTACAGGGCGCATGTTTATCAGAGTTGCAG AGTCTCGTGGACGGCCATGAAGACGGACCCTTTCAGATAAGGCTGAGTTGCAAGGAGCTCCGCTGCAAAACCGGGAACAAGGTTTTTCTGTTCCCTCTGCAGTGA
- the znf319b gene encoding uncharacterized protein znf319b, giving the protein MTEAWQQHAVAPPPVVHTIPPGAENALGCAVYGIVLQPDAALQQQQSQQQQQQQQQQQQQQHHSQQHSQQQQHPAQAQQPSLQVGSEGGHKCGACGHDISHLANPHEHQCMVSQDRSFQCTQCLKIFHQATDLLEHQCVQVEQKPFVCGVCKMGFSLLTSLAQHHNAHNSGNPMKCSICEKTYRPGSSGNATPTSSGANPGQPSNDGASASSSAAVGSSGQPTFESSAPYRPYKCSVCSKGFRHLSELTRHERVHTGEKPFKCETCDKSFSQSSHLAHHQRTHSSERPFKCAVCEKSFKHRSHLVRHMYAHSGEHLFKCNMCELHFKESSELLHHQCQPQGARPFRCATCGKGFKRPSDLRQHERTHSEERPYHCDDCQMSFKQQYALVRHRRTHTASADRPFKCNLCDKGFLQPSHLLYHQHVHGMDNLFKCASCGKGFSQSGELLRHKCGETSTTPTNPDKPYKCDVCGKAYKKATTLQRHQTTHCNEKPLKCSLCDRRFLSSSEFVQHRCDPSREKPLKCPDCEKRFKYSSEMNRHRRVHTGEKPYKCASCDKGFKQREHLAKHQSVHSRDAQFKCVWCGERFADLGALQEHTVQHTAEGGGYPVPSLIQ; this is encoded by the coding sequence ATGACGGAGGCGTGGCAGCAGCATGCTGTTGCCCCGCCTCCCGTTGTCCACACCATACCTCCAGGGGCGGAGAACGCCCTCGGCTGCGCGGTATATGGCATCGTCTTGCAGCCGGATGCCGcgttacagcagcagcagtcgcagcagcagcaacaacagcagcaacaacagcagcagcaacaacatcaCAGCCAGCAGCacagtcagcagcagcagcacccagCACAGGCCCAACAGCCGTCTCTGCAGGTGGGCAGCGAGGGCGGACACAAGTGTGGAGCCTGTGGACATGACATCTCCCACCTGGCCAACCCTCATGAGCACCAGTGCATGGTGAGTCAGGATCGCTCCTTCCAGTGCACACAGTGCCTGAAGATTTTCCACCAGGCCACAGATCTCCTGGAGCACCAGTGCGTGCAGGTGGAGCAGAAGCCCTTTGTGTGCGGAGTGTGCAAGATGGGCTTTTCACTGCTCACGTCTCTAGCCCAGCACCATAATGCCCACAACAGCGGCAACCCCATGAAGTGCTCCATCTGTGAGAAGACCTACCGGCCCGGCTCCTCGGGCAACGCGACTCCCACCTCGTCCGGCGCCAACCCGGGCCAGCCATCCAACGACGGTGCTTCAGCCAGCAGTAGTGCTGCGGTGGGCTCCTCAGGTCAGCCCACCTTTGAGTCCTCAGCCCCCTACAGGCCCTACAAGTGCTCCGTGTGCTCCAAAGGCTTCCGACACCTGTCCGAGCTCACCCGCCACGAACGAGTGCACACGGGCGAGAAGCCCTTCAAGTGCGAGACGTGCGACAAAAGCTTCAGCCAGTCGTCCCACCTGGCGCACCACCAGCGCACGCACAGCTCCGAAAGGCCTTTCAAATGCGCCGTGTGCGAGAAAAGCTTCAAGCACCGCTCCCATCTGGTGCGCCACATGTACGCCCACTCAGGTGAGCACCTCTTCAAGTGCAACATGTGCGAGCTGCACTTCAAGGAGTCGTCCGAGCTGCTGCACCACCAGTGCCAGCCACAGGGCGCCAGGCCGTTCCGCTGCGCCACCTGCGGCAAGGGCTTCAAACGTCCGTCCGACCTGCGGCAGCACGAGCGCACCCATTCGGAGGAGCGGCCCTACCACTGCGATGACTGTCAGATGAGCTTCAAGCAGCAGTATGCCCTGGTGCGCCACCGGCGCACGCACACCGCCTCCGCCGACCGTCCCTTCAAATGCAACCTCTGCGACAAGGGCTTCCTTCAGCCGTCCCACCTGCTCTACCACCAGCATGTGCATGGCATGGACAACCTCTTCAAATGCGCCTCCTGCGGCAAGGGCTTCAGCCAGTCCGGGGAGCTGTTGCGCCACAAGTGCGGCGAAAcctccaccacccccaccaaCCCGGACAAGCCGTACAAGTGCGACGTTTGCGGCAAGGCCTACAAAAAGGCCACGACGCTGCAGCGCCACCAGACCACCCACTGCAACGAGAAGCCGCTCAAGTGCTCCCTCTGCGACCGCCGCTTCCTGTCCTCTTCGGAATTCGTTCAGCACCGCTGCGACCCGTCCCGCGAGAAGCCCTTGAAGTGCCCCGACTGCGAGAAGCGATTCAAGTACTCGTCGGAAATGAACCGGCACCGGCGCGTCCACACCGGAGAGAAGCCGTACAAGTGTGCCAGCTGTGACAAGGGCTTCAAGCAGCGGGAACACCTGGCCAAACACCAGAGCGTGCACTCCAGGGACGcacagtttaagtgtgtgtggtgcgGAGAGCGATTCGCCGACCTGGGGGCTCTCCAGGAGCACACAGTCCAGCACACGGCTGAAGGAGGGGGATACCCCGTGCCCTCTCTCATTCAGTGA